A region of the Dreissena polymorpha isolate Duluth1 chromosome 6, UMN_Dpol_1.0, whole genome shotgun sequence genome:
TTATCGTCAAAGTCCAATTTGATTTGCCTATTTTGTTTTCTGCCAATATTTCGATTGCATATTCCGTGTCTTGTTTTAATCCCTCTATAGTCCATTTATAGTGCACAATAGAACTTGCAATGAAAATATATATCCAGTTTCCagcttgaacttctttatatcgaATAGTAAAATTCTGATCCTCACCCCCATTAAATTCAGGAAGCCATGATATTCCAATATTCGTGATTCCTACTCGGTCAATACGCACATCTTTTGGAACATTTGGTATAGCTAAACAatgaattatatattgaaataaaatggtTGTAATCATAAGAGTTCGAACAAAAAGAACGTTTATTCATGTATTAAACATATGAAGCGTTATTTAGCAACGAATCAAAGTTAATCGAATTTAACAGGAAGGTCAATAAGGAAGCATACATTGTGCGTGTAAAGTAAATGTCTCCGTTGTTGAACCCAACGTGTTGGATACGCTCACCATGTAATCTGTGAAATCATCAACGTGAACGCGAGATATCATAAGTTGTGTCTTCATTCTATTTTCAGCAACATAAAAACTATAGTTTGTGGAATTTTGCAAAGCAACCCAGTTGTTATAGATACGCCTGTACCAACTAAAGTTTGACCTATCTGGCTCAGGATAAGCAATTAATGTGAAGATGAAAACAGCAGCGTCGTTTAGGGCCCTGTACACATTGTGCGTTGAAGGTGAAAAGGGTGATGCTCTTGGCGAACCTGCGCAAAAAACACATACAAGTATAACGTTTTAAATGTTGCTTGTtacagtgatattatgggcatttttcactgttgaattgagcttatAAAAATCAACAGGTCAACAGAGTTATTTattaaatgtggtaactgaccattTATATGCAACTCATGTTGCTACCAGttgcttataaaaatatatatattatgttcgatattttacatgactgtcccagtcctcttaGCCGCctagcggaactgtcttttttttAGGATCTGactaagtgttcgtgtgtcgtatgaatagttatcattgcaggaaataaaaatgatccgtaaaactaaattgcgtccttgtgtcgtatgaacgaatctgcacttaaactaaatttagaatcacatcgtacatcgaattattttgtcgtcagttttcaaaacgaaagtatggttgatattcaaatgcattatttttctctttctgggatattgttttagtatgttgatgctgcattgacAAATATGAGTGTATATGAAGTgcaaacaccaaaaataaacaacggttgcgatagacacctataaacatagcatatactgttagatgcgtctaATGTCCCTTTCACTGTTATCGGATACCAATATACCAATTTTAAAACGTAATATATAAATGGAAATATGTAATTGTTACTAACATTGTATGTTGACAACACACGTATGTTCGCGCTCTTCTTGGTTATGCGTATTGTTAGCCACACATTTATATACTCCACTATCATATTCACATCTCGCTCgatgtatgtatgcgtgtgctttaaatgttgttgtttctgAAAGCATCATTTTACTTGAACGAGTTGCATTTATAATACGAACCGAAGGTGTAGGGTCACCATCTGTTGCACATACCATCTCTATTGTTTCACTCTGGTAAACAGTGACTGCGTTTTCGGAATTATTTGCAGTAAATTTCCGTATGGTTGCTTTATCTGAAAGACATTCCTTTTCAGCGTGTGTGTGCTAACAGATACATTTATTACAACGTACGTCTAGGAATACATCTAAGTAACAATTAGATTATCAGTATATGACatgtaatttcttaaataattgtttgtttcgttTACAGTGAAATATATGTaatattaagtaaataattaCTGTCTTTGGAACTATTTCCATTCCCGGCTATTTAGGAAAATGAGTGTGCTTCATTTTATAAGGAACATTATTATCAGTAATGTTGCTGAAAACGTTGTGTAGAACCAATTTAACATATGTGATCAAACTTATGTTGTACTTCAGCGTGCTTTACTAAACATTTGAAACGAGCTGCATAACATGACAATCTAAATGTGTCTTTTAATTACGGACACTCACTATTTGTGGCACACGtcagtacacacacacacacacacacacacacacacacacacacacacacacatatatatatatatatatatatatatatatatatatatatatatatatatatatttggattCCATTTACCCAATTTGGTCGGGTATTTTTCtcctttgtgaaaaaaatgttttcaaatcctgttaatacaaatgtaaaaataagaagcACATTACTTACTCTTTAACGCATTTTAGAGCTGTTAACGCATGTGTTTATACAATGGTGTACTGCATAGTCGTTCAATAAAATTACGTATTTATGTACACGTGAACATTGGTTTAAGTCATTACGTcatcaattattagtttaaagaTTTTATCTTATTTAAGATAATATTACAATTAGTATTTAAGATGTATTGCATTCGAttttatattgcatattagataCAACTTACATTGGACATCTAGATAGAATGTTGTCTTACTAACACCATAGATAACGTCGTTTCCAATAGGTTTCATTATGTTGGTTGAATTACATTGGTATTCGCCTTCATCGTTTAACTCGACTTGGTTTATTGTGAATGATTGCCTGGTACCAATGATCTCATTTAAATCTTTTCTAAACCATGAATATTGTGTTTCAGGTGGTTTACCAGGTCTGATCAAATTGCATGCTACAGTAAAAGGCGAATTGAGAAGAGCTGTTTGATTCGCAATTGGTTGAGTAGTTGGCGGGTCTGTTGTAACAAAACAAAAGCCGTTTGTTTTGCGAATTCAAAGCAATGTAAAAACACATTGAATAATCATCTTTTTAACAATcttaacattatattttgataaaaaccaAATGCactataatttaaaacaaatgtaaataaccTTTACTCCCGACAAAGGAATATGTGTTGGTGATTAGTTGCGTGTTTGAAAGATTCCAAAATACAAGTCGCATACAATGCATACATATACTTACATAACACAATAATTGACAAGTTTGTTGATTTAGTTTTACTTGTTTCTTGATCATCGTCGTCCAAAATAACGTTATAAGCAAGGCAAGTCCATGTTGCATCCTGCTGTATATGTGTGACTGTCAGAATGGATGAGTTTCTATGCTGTCCCATCCAGTATACAGTGGCTGGGGGATTAGCACCCCATGCACAGGATATATTGATGCTGTCCCCCTTCACTACACGTATGTTAGTCTCCGTAAACGTATACTTATAGGCATTGCTCACGAAGTTTTTAAATGATGGGGAGTCTGtacatatcaacatattttgcatattatattaccagatttataattattatttgataatGCACCGTATCTacacaaatataagtatatatgtaGAACACACGAAAAGCAATTAAAAAGCTGTACCATCAACGTACCACGGTATGGATTGCTTagttataaagtaaataaaatgtttactCACATGAAACATAGATGTTAAATAAAGTTGAATGTGTGCTTGACCTGTTACCCGCAGCTCCACTCAGGGAATAATATGTATTGGTCGATACACACTCTATAAACTTATCATGGGAATTACGATCGAACAGCAACTTTACTACGTTGCCATTTGCGATGCCTCCAGGGTAAATCCATTGATAAGACGGGGAAGGATAGCCGGAGGAGAAACATCTGAACTCAGCCGTAACGTTTTCTCGCAGATGAGCTGTTTCGGAAACATTCTTGTTATTTATGCTAATGACCGGTTTGGAAACTGGATCTAAATGGACACACACAATAACATAAATTAACGATACTGTCTGGCTTCAAACCAAAAGTGAATTTCCCAATCCTATTTTGATTATGTACCTCAATGTTATAAACGCATGTGGaagaaatttgaaaacaaaattcacgCTTTTCATTAGAAGGTTATTAttgcaatacatatatatatagatgCTACTAACATTGAATTATCAAATTCGTTCCTTGACGGAAAGAAATTGTAATGTTTTTGTACACATAGATTGCCATGCACGACACAGTTTTGTTGCTGGTGGTGTTTGTTGTATACTTAAGAACACTTGACGACACATACGATCTGTATTCATAACTTGCGTTATTGGTGATATTTACATCATCTTCAAACCAGTGTATATTTGCTTCTGGACGGACAAGGGAAGTCATGCACGTGAATGATGAGATCTCGTTGTAAATGTGGAAGGACACGTTTGGGTGTATTTCTGGGAGAAATGTTAACGCGATGAGACGTACTAGAATCAAAGTAAAACATAATtttgtgtattattatatattgtttagaAACGATGCCATCGTCTGACAATCCTTATTAGGGGCACATTAGTCGAATATTACTGTTTACGCCCAAACATTCATAATCGTTCGTCTCGTTATCAATATTGAAAAGAAAACACAAACTAACAATTATAGAATTGTGCAAGTATGGTAATTTAAACGGAAATGAACCTCGCGGTATGTTTTATATGAGCACATACCATAATGCATTAAATTACATTATGGATGTTCTGCGTTTTCATATAAAACTGAATGTAAACGAACACACGCACTGAGTATATTTATTAGGTAGCCGTTGCTGTATTCTGTCACGCCTGTTGGTGAACCGGAACAACGCCATTTGTCGCCATCGTTGGATTCGCTTACGGCTTTGATAGCACATTTGAAGACTGTTGAAGATTGACATTTGCATTCCAAAGTACCGGATAGGTCGGGAGCATGACATTGGTTATCAACAAATTCATGAACTACGACGACGTCGTTTGCAAGACTCGAACCTCTGGGTAATCTGTGCCACTTAATCTTTGTAACCGGTGAATTTGTAGAACAGGTAAACGAAAGTCTGTTTCCGAGAAACACATCATCCACATCCGCGCTTATTTGCAGGCTTGAAGTAATACCTAATATGTTGGAAAGAAGTTACATACACGATCGAAAGTTTAACTATTAATGTATACACttagagacttttctaacgcatcactgttcaaacttgaatatctcagtgaTAAgttaacattttgattaaaaattttacatgtgatcatttgactacattctgagcaagctcaCGGTGAAATCATTCAACCATGaagatcggacgctttagcacatGGGGAATGTATGGTTCCATCTGTTTGCACAAGGAAATGGTGTAAGtaaattttatcaaaaattatttcatttttaaggtGGGTTCTTATATCAGGATAACATAAAACTAGTTTGAAATGTATGGctcatataaatattaaagaaCGCAACCGCATGTTTTGACATATTGCAGGTTCCCTGCAAGTGTATTGGAAACTTTTCTTacgcagcatttttcaaactttcAAATCTTTGTAAGAAGATAAGATTTTCATTCAAAAATAtagatgtgatcatttgacttcattcgatgcaagctaacgataaaatcattcatccatgacgatcggacgctttatcACATGGGGTAGGTAGCATGCAATTGCCAAAATGCGCGGTTGCGCTTCTGAATTTTCATACGAgtcatactttttttttcaaataatttgatgTTTTCCAGGTGTAAGAACCAACcttaaatgatgaaattgaaattaattcatattaatattgcgtttcaccatttccacgtgcaaaaacgAAACTGTACGTACCCCACGTACTAGAGCGCAGgctcgtcacggatgaatgattttatcgttagcttgcttataatatagtcaaatgatcacatttaGAATTTTAAATCAAACTCTTAACTCATAATAGAGAtaatcaagtttgaaaagtgttgcgttaaaaAGGATTCAAGTGTATAATGCTGTCAAACAAGCGTGTATATGTGATCATATCTTATTGTACATCGCCAGATTTAGATCTGTGTCTACTAAACCGCATTAAACACATAACTGCTATGtgtatttgttaattatttgataagctttttattttcactttttcAACGGTCGTTTCAGCGGGAAGACACGTTTAACATTTGAGACCATTAAGTCGTCCTAGTAATCCTTAGTATACTTATTGTATAAGGCTACATCTAGACATAATGTCTTCAAGACTTGTATTCATAACCACATTCTAAAAACCTATATTCAGATTGTCCTGTCTGGAAATGTAAATTAACTGAAGAATAtgtaaattaagaaatatatcttATAATATACATGTGCTAAGAACAATATAAAGCAAACTATTTACTTTAAAATCGTCCACCACAAAATACGTCTTGTAATATATACCAATTGTATGAATACACTGTCTATTAAAACAACAATTTACACAATACAAGGTGAGTAATCTTGTTCTTCCGCtagttttcttatttatttggtaaaattttcagtaaatcatataataatacaCATGCTTCCTTTTTGGTTTATGATTACAAGGATTTCGTATACACACaacttttaaataatatatatttatgttgtttcaGGAAAAAAAACATACGATTAGTAAAAATTACAAATTATGACTAATAAGAAATACTATGAGAatacctttttatttttttacgtaTTACAAACACATACGTGTTTTACAATACATGATTTCCGTTTCTATAAATTATAACGGAACACtttattttggttgttttaaGCCGAATATTAACATGAATGTTTAGGTAATCCATCGATAATTAGATCGTCTTATCTGTGTAATCTCTATATTAATTTGTGGTACCGAACAGTTTCACAAATGGACGTTTTAAGTCGAAAAGTACCAAtttcaataaaatcaataaaatttgaaaaacagaTTGAAAACAGGAAATATATGTTTGCAATATAATTTTGCCAATTAGTCCATGCTAATTTTAGGTGAAATCgaatacaaatttatttttaaatcgtaTGGATCTGTCCGTTCATTTTACTTAATTTATGTATCGTGTAATAAGCTGAAATCTATATCCAAGTTTACTGTTGATTAACTTTAATTTgtcacgaaacaacaatgaagtTAATATGATAGTAGAATATAGCTTTTGTAATTGATTGATAATAATGATTAAAACGATCTTAAAGATAATTTCTCATCAGCCGTATTAATATTTAAGGGAAGATTTCTGTCGAAGCGGAGCATCTCTTTTCCCTAAACTATATACAATTATCCATTATTTCAGGCACAACTTAAAACGTATTTTGCAATATTCGACACTATGcgtttataaaataatgttatcaaGTAAagctttatatatttgaaaaaaaggaaaaaaacgcAATTATAAAGGCGCCCGAGAGGGATGTGACTttactttactttatttttgatgGCAAAAGGAGCCATACCTTTACATTGATTTCATTTTacacttaaatattatccatgtaCCGTAGAAATTTTGGGACAATATTTTACTAgtttatgttttcaaaatatgtaaCGATTAAATTCTAGATAATGTTAATTCACTAGAGGCCAAACCAAATTTTTTCTAtactatatataattatacaattccGAATGTCAGGAATGAATATATAACTATTCTTTTCGGCAATGAACTAGACGTATtgctataatatatatttatgttcttAACATTTGGTAACTTTCTAAAATACCTTATTTCTATTTTTCAAACAAGTACAGacttacatgtt
Encoded here:
- the LOC127836094 gene encoding synaptogenesis protein syg-2-like — protein: MVCATDGDPTPSVRIINATRSSKMMLSETTTFKAHAYIHRARCEYDSGVYKCVANNTHNQEEREHTCVVNIQCSPRASPFSPSTHNVYRALNDAAVFIFTLIAYPEPDRSNFSWYRRIYNNWVALQNSTNYSFYVAENRMKTQLMISRVHVDDFTDYMVSVSNTLGSTTETFTLHAQSIPNVPKDVRIDRVGITNIGISWLPEFNGGEDQNFTIRYKEVQAGNWIYIFIASSIVHYKWTIEGLKQDTEYAIEILAENKIGKSNWTLTITTRTIFNEVENGPTSISIGGAVGGSTVGIGMVVAVIVFIWKYRNRGQNTNKTNHETSLKSGQYEYFVRERSCEETLSTDGTYAICRYDYRPADNKYETLAEQLEFRDYSSLSSKPSPLVENATDCHSSLNGVFNDDCEYVNMKLSIF